The Marinilongibacter aquaticus genome has a window encoding:
- the recJ gene encoding single-stranded-DNA-specific exonuclease RecJ — MTENRWLLATQPQTTEEKQVVLKLQNEIGITEELALLLWQRGVHSFEEAKSFFTPKLEDLHDPFLMQDMEKAVERLEKAIREEETVVIYGDYDVDGTTAVALVYGFLSKYHDNIHHYNPDRYKEGYGISKTGIDWAKEKKTSLIVALDCGIKSVENIAYANTLGMDFIVCDHHEPGENLPDAVAILDPKRKGCPYPFKELTGNGVGFKLLTAFCLKRNIPLENLYTYLDLAVISIASDIVPIIGENRTLAHFGLKKLNENPSTGLKALKEVSGFQGEMNIENVVFTLGPRINAAGRIAHAQSAVDLLLSKNYEEAVDFAYKIQAHNTERKTHDSQITEEALAMISTDPWMLHEAKSTVLFKHDWHKGVIGIVASRCIEHFYRPTVIFTATKDNLAAGSARSVQNFDLYQAIDACSNWLEQFGGHRHAAGMTIKIEHIEAFRKAFDEVVQAQLQEEHLQPTIVIDLELSFSSISAKFFRIMKRMGPFGPKNMRPVFKTSGLSLASTPRIMKEKHLRLELVDPQTGQTFTAVGFGMRDKHYESLLAADQFSVVYTIEENTFRGISSLQLFLKDIKY, encoded by the coding sequence ATGACTGAAAACAGATGGTTACTCGCTACACAACCCCAAACCACTGAAGAAAAACAAGTGGTGCTCAAACTTCAAAACGAGATTGGAATCACAGAAGAATTGGCCCTACTTCTTTGGCAAAGAGGTGTGCATTCATTCGAAGAAGCCAAAAGCTTTTTTACTCCCAAGCTCGAAGATTTGCACGATCCCTTTCTTATGCAAGACATGGAAAAGGCAGTGGAGCGTTTGGAAAAAGCCATCCGTGAAGAAGAAACTGTCGTAATTTATGGCGACTACGATGTAGATGGCACCACCGCGGTGGCCTTGGTTTATGGTTTCCTATCCAAATACCACGACAATATCCACCATTATAATCCCGACCGCTACAAAGAAGGTTACGGCATTTCGAAAACAGGTATAGATTGGGCAAAAGAAAAAAAGACCAGCCTGATTGTTGCTCTCGATTGCGGCATCAAGTCGGTAGAAAACATTGCTTATGCCAATACATTGGGAATGGACTTCATTGTGTGCGACCACCATGAACCCGGTGAAAACTTGCCCGATGCAGTGGCCATCCTCGATCCAAAACGCAAAGGTTGCCCATACCCTTTTAAAGAACTTACCGGCAACGGCGTGGGTTTCAAACTGCTCACGGCCTTTTGCCTCAAACGCAATATCCCTCTCGAAAATTTATACACGTACCTGGATTTGGCGGTCATCAGCATTGCCTCTGATATTGTACCCATAATTGGCGAAAACCGAACGCTCGCTCATTTTGGCCTAAAGAAACTGAACGAAAACCCAAGTACTGGACTGAAAGCCTTGAAAGAGGTTTCCGGTTTCCAAGGAGAAATGAACATCGAAAATGTGGTTTTCACTTTGGGGCCACGTATCAATGCGGCGGGAAGAATTGCTCACGCCCAATCGGCGGTCGATTTGTTGCTTTCTAAAAACTACGAAGAGGCGGTGGATTTTGCCTATAAAATTCAGGCCCACAATACCGAAAGGAAAACGCATGATAGCCAAATTACCGAAGAGGCCTTGGCCATGATTTCGACAGACCCTTGGATGTTGCACGAAGCCAAAAGCACGGTGCTTTTCAAACACGATTGGCACAAAGGTGTAATCGGCATCGTGGCCTCACGCTGCATCGAGCATTTCTATCGCCCGACCGTCATCTTTACCGCCACAAAAGACAACCTGGCCGCAGGCTCGGCTCGTTCTGTACAAAATTTCGATTTGTACCAAGCTATCGACGCTTGCTCAAATTGGCTTGAACAGTTTGGAGGGCACCGTCATGCGGCCGGAATGACCATCAAAATAGAGCACATAGAGGCTTTCCGGAAAGCTTTCGATGAAGTGGTACAGGCCCAATTGCAAGAAGAACATTTGCAACCCACTATAGTCATTGATCTGGAGCTCAGCTTTTCCAGTATATCGGCCAAGTTTTTCAGAATCATGAAGCGGATGGGTCCCTTTGGCCCAAAAAACATGCGGCCAGTTTTCAAAACCTCGGGATTGAGCCTTGCCTCAACGCCGAGAATCATGAAAGAAAAACATTTGCGATTGGAGCTGGTCGATCCGCAGACAGGGCAAACTTTCACAGCCGTGGGCTTTGGCATGCGAGACAAACACTACGAAAGCCTGCTGGCTGCAGATCAATTCTCCGTCGTTTATACGATTGAAGAAAATACTTTTCGCGGGATCAGCAGCTTGCAATTGTTCTTAAAGGATATTAAATACTGA
- the lptB gene encoding LPS export ABC transporter ATP-binding protein yields the protein MKLRTENLVKKYGQRKVNDQVSYEVAQGEIVGLLGPNGAGKTTSFYMAVGLVKPNSGKVWLDDREITDLPMYKRGKLGIGYLAQEASVFRDLTVEENIIGILELAKPEIKKAERKEKTEELLEEFSLTHVRKNKGIVLSGGERRRTEIARALAVDPKFILLDEPFAGVDPIAVEEIQSIVAKLKHRNIGILITDHNVNETLSITDRAYLLFEGKILKHGTAEELAADEMVRRVYLGKHFELKRKI from the coding sequence ATGAAATTACGTACAGAAAATCTGGTCAAAAAATACGGTCAACGTAAGGTGAACGATCAAGTGAGCTACGAAGTAGCCCAAGGTGAAATTGTGGGTCTATTGGGTCCGAACGGTGCTGGTAAAACCACTTCATTTTACATGGCCGTGGGTTTGGTTAAACCCAATTCGGGGAAAGTTTGGCTCGATGACCGAGAAATCACCGACCTGCCCATGTACAAACGGGGCAAATTGGGCATAGGCTATTTGGCTCAAGAAGCCTCTGTTTTTCGCGATTTGACCGTAGAAGAAAACATCATAGGGATTCTTGAATTGGCCAAGCCAGAGATCAAAAAGGCCGAACGAAAGGAAAAAACCGAAGAGCTTTTGGAGGAGTTTTCGCTGACCCATGTCCGTAAAAACAAAGGGATCGTTCTTTCTGGTGGAGAACGCAGACGCACCGAAATTGCCCGGGCCTTGGCCGTAGATCCCAAATTTATTCTTCTCGACGAACCCTTTGCCGGCGTAGACCCAATTGCCGTGGAAGAGATTCAAAGTATTGTCGCCAAATTGAAACACCGCAACATTGGCATACTCATCACCGACCACAACGTAAACGAAACTTTGTCGATTACAGACCGGGCTTATTTACTTTTCGAGGGCAAAATTTTGAAACACGGCACAGCCGAAGAACTTGCGGCCGACGAAATGGTACGTCGTGTATACTTGGGAAAACATTTCGAATTGAAACGGAAAATTTAA
- a CDS encoding SRPBCC family protein, producing the protein MKKILYIVLILIAIPLIAALFVKKSYSVEKSVVIDKPKAEVFDYIKYVKNQDKFSVWNQLDPHMRKSYTGTDGTVGFVYAWDSDSTNAGSGEQEIKSIEDGKRVDFELRFLEPFESTEQAYFSTEAVADSTTEVKWGFNGHMNYPMNIMMFFMNFEDMIGGDLQTGLDNLKAEMEKD; encoded by the coding sequence ATGAAAAAGATCCTTTACATTGTTCTTATTCTCATTGCTATTCCACTCATTGCCGCACTTTTTGTAAAAAAGAGCTATTCCGTTGAAAAGTCGGTGGTAATCGACAAGCCCAAAGCCGAGGTTTTCGACTACATAAAATATGTAAAAAACCAAGACAAATTCAGTGTTTGGAATCAGCTCGACCCCCATATGCGAAAAAGCTATACCGGAACCGACGGCACCGTGGGTTTTGTATATGCTTGGGATAGCGACAGTACGAATGCCGGTTCGGGTGAACAAGAAATCAAAAGCATTGAAGACGGCAAACGCGTAGACTTTGAGCTGCGTTTTCTCGAACCTTTCGAATCTACAGAGCAAGCCTACTTTAGTACCGAAGCCGTGGCCGACTCGACCACTGAGGTGAAGTGGGGCTTCAATGGCCACATGAACTATCCAATGAACATCATGATGTTTTTCATGAATTTCGAAGACATGATTGGCGGTGACCTACAAACAGGTCTCGACAACCTTAAGGCCGAAATGGAAAAGGACTGA
- a CDS encoding DUF3575 domain-containing protein, whose product MNRLNMRKFALTLCACLFFGFAQAQHLKLNAVGLINKQLDLGLELGKNKFGFEFDLGYSFKPWSNGVKVNGKKETTKRHGYLLGLRGNYYINPKEGLDGLYVSPFFQQFKGKIKFDDGHVRQERSTFGAIAGYKGLMGEHLGYLVEAGVGFNVIYRYTRISDDQRVVLEESIPILGTLSRLNVPFRASLIYRFN is encoded by the coding sequence ATGAATAGATTGAATATGCGAAAATTTGCCTTGACCCTCTGTGCCTGTCTGTTTTTTGGTTTTGCTCAAGCCCAGCACCTTAAGCTCAATGCCGTCGGGCTGATCAACAAACAACTTGATCTTGGATTGGAATTGGGAAAAAATAAGTTTGGTTTCGAATTCGATTTGGGCTATTCTTTCAAGCCTTGGTCGAATGGCGTGAAAGTAAACGGAAAAAAGGAAACCACGAAAAGGCACGGTTATTTACTCGGATTACGCGGCAATTATTACATCAACCCAAAGGAAGGCTTGGATGGCCTATATGTATCTCCGTTCTTCCAACAGTTCAAAGGAAAAATCAAATTCGACGACGGCCACGTGCGTCAGGAACGCTCCACATTTGGGGCTATTGCTGGCTACAAAGGTCTAATGGGCGAACATCTCGGTTATTTGGTTGAGGCCGGTGTCGGTTTCAATGTAATATACCGATACACCCGCATCAGCGACGATCAACGCGTAGTGCTGGAAGAATCCATTCCGATATTGGGTACGCTAAGCCGCTTGAATGTACCTTTTCGGGCTTCTTTAATTTATCGTTTCAATTAA
- a CDS encoding BamA/TamA family outer membrane protein has translation MKKLILFLLPFMGLAQEQPAKKAWLKDKTLIAIPVVFRFPETGWGWGAAATSTWRWAKDAEWAKPSQASLGLTFTQKKQVLAFLPFQVFLDNNRYYLNADIGWFKYNFFYYGIGENAVPQERYEVKFPRIRLLAVRQLGGSKNLYAGFRVNYEEYSVYGQEPAGELAQGDIEGSEYSRTSAIGPALFYDSRDAVFYPRKGIFGELNFLSSLKGLGADRNFSQLSLDVSGYKSLGKDWVLAGNLYTVNSFGRATPFSQLGMLGGPKKMRGVYQGFFRDKNVALLQSELRWEIWQIIGMNFFGNLGFLGNENDFLRLEHPKFTYGLGLRIATKNHLNLRLDYGFSPYGKGNFYATVGEAF, from the coding sequence ATGAAGAAACTCATACTTTTTCTTTTGCCCTTTATGGGTTTGGCACAGGAGCAGCCTGCAAAGAAGGCTTGGCTAAAAGACAAGACCTTGATAGCCATACCCGTTGTTTTTCGTTTTCCCGAAACGGGCTGGGGCTGGGGAGCTGCGGCCACTTCGACCTGGCGTTGGGCAAAAGACGCCGAATGGGCCAAGCCCTCGCAGGCTTCATTGGGTTTGACGTTCACGCAGAAAAAGCAAGTGCTCGCCTTTTTGCCTTTTCAGGTTTTCCTGGATAATAACCGTTATTATCTCAATGCCGATATCGGTTGGTTTAAGTACAATTTTTTTTATTACGGAATAGGGGAAAACGCTGTGCCGCAAGAACGTTACGAGGTGAAATTTCCGCGAATTCGACTTTTGGCTGTGCGGCAGCTCGGTGGTAGTAAAAATTTATATGCTGGATTTCGGGTGAATTACGAAGAATACAGTGTTTACGGGCAAGAGCCCGCCGGAGAATTGGCTCAAGGAGATATTGAAGGCTCGGAATACAGCCGCACTTCGGCCATTGGGCCGGCATTGTTTTACGATTCTCGCGATGCGGTATTCTATCCGCGGAAAGGTATTTTTGGTGAACTGAATTTCTTGTCCTCTTTAAAGGGTTTGGGGGCCGATCGGAATTTTTCTCAGCTTTCGCTCGACGTATCAGGATACAAAAGTTTGGGCAAAGATTGGGTTTTGGCCGGAAACCTTTATACGGTAAACTCATTTGGGCGGGCCACTCCATTCTCACAATTGGGCATGCTCGGAGGACCCAAAAAGATGAGGGGAGTTTACCAAGGTTTTTTTCGCGATAAAAACGTAGCCTTACTGCAAAGCGAACTGCGTTGGGAAATATGGCAGATTATAGGGATGAATTTCTTCGGAAATCTTGGGTTTCTCGGAAATGAAAATGATTTCCTACGACTCGAACACCCCAAATTTACCTATGGATTGGGTTTGCGTATCGCCACAAAAAATCATTTGAATCTTCGCCTCGATTACGGTTTCTCACCCTATGGGAAAGGCAATTTTTACGCGACTGTGGGCGAGGCCTTTTAA
- a CDS encoding imelysin family protein, with protein MKRSVSYFFIFSLLWACGSPDSNDKVEPVDRSQVFQNIFKEAIVPAHEDLISATEDVLAQAKVFQENSDIESLEKLRTLWTKARIQWAHVELYNIGEINEGFAHYRLNRYPANTDKLESNLKGADELDLAFVESAGSNTVGFAALEFLLFKDGQETEAVLAERQEMRERYADYLVALSQYLSDESKVLLEKINGMESVWSANTDMYSMNQLVNAYVALIETMKNNKVGKPSGLYGSQGEDPSLVECPYSKISFALMEANLQELAHSFQAGGGTNLYAVLDQVQTEVSGSAELSGIIQNAFTESNSLLVSMDLPLSEMVLEDPVKVAELHAALHDLLLAVKVDMANLLGVTVVFNDNDGD; from the coding sequence GTGAAAAGAAGCGTTTCATACTTTTTTATATTTTCTCTTTTGTGGGCTTGCGGCTCACCGGATTCAAACGATAAAGTAGAGCCCGTTGATCGCTCACAGGTTTTCCAGAATATTTTCAAAGAAGCCATTGTCCCGGCACACGAAGACCTCATTTCGGCCACCGAAGATGTTTTGGCTCAGGCCAAAGTGTTTCAAGAGAATTCGGATATCGAGTCTTTGGAAAAACTGCGTACACTGTGGACAAAAGCTCGCATTCAGTGGGCTCATGTGGAGTTATACAATATTGGTGAAATCAATGAAGGCTTTGCTCATTATCGCCTGAACAGGTATCCCGCGAATACCGATAAATTGGAAAGTAACCTCAAAGGTGCCGATGAGCTGGATTTGGCCTTCGTGGAAAGTGCGGGTTCGAATACAGTTGGTTTTGCGGCCTTGGAATTCTTGCTTTTTAAGGATGGGCAAGAAACTGAGGCGGTTTTGGCCGAGCGTCAGGAAATGCGTGAAAGATATGCGGATTATCTAGTGGCCTTGTCACAGTATTTGTCCGATGAGAGCAAGGTGTTGTTGGAAAAGATCAATGGCATGGAATCTGTGTGGTCTGCCAATACCGATATGTATTCCATGAATCAATTGGTAAATGCCTATGTGGCTTTGATCGAAACGATGAAAAACAACAAAGTGGGCAAACCCAGCGGCCTTTACGGAAGCCAAGGCGAAGACCCCAGTTTGGTTGAATGCCCGTATTCGAAAATTTCTTTTGCTCTGATGGAGGCCAATTTGCAGGAACTTGCCCATTCTTTTCAGGCAGGGGGCGGGACAAACTTGTATGCCGTGCTCGATCAGGTGCAAACCGAAGTAAGCGGTTCTGCGGAATTGTCGGGAATTATTCAAAATGCATTTACCGAAAGCAATTCGCTTCTTGTTTCGATGGATTTACCCTTGAGCGAAATGGTACTGGAAGATCCCGTAAAAGTGGCCGAATTGCATGCCGCACTGCACGATCTTTTGTTGGCCGTGAAAGTGGATATGGCCAATCTCTTGGGTGTGACCGTGGTTTTCAACGACAACGACGGAGATTGA
- a CDS encoding di-heme oxidoreductase family protein, translated as MLNKAIFFFAAALLCSSCKQSDDVPTSEWETEAPKGTLHAEANEAFSGGTQTVFDQSVNAFGFQSPDLSNENGLLFFVGNSFFNQNWVTAPSSTTARDGLGPLFNARSCASCHFKDGRGRPNTEGEFGRGLLFRLSVAGTDAHGGPKADAVYGTQLQDQSILGVMTEGNVKTVYEEQAGQYPDGTSFSLRKPSYILTELMYGAMDPGIMISPRVAPQMAGMGLLEAVDESTVLSFADENDLDGDGISGKANYVWNESSGQSELGRFGWKANQPTVKQQVAGAFVGDMGITSSLFPKQNCQNCEDIPNGGDPEIEDEDLHKVVLYSATLAVPGRRDWEDEKVLRGKYFFDKMACTGCHVSEMKTGTQTEFKALANQSIRPYTDLLLHDMGEGLADKRPDYLANGNEWRTPPLWGIGLFETVNKHTYYLHDGRARNLEEAILWHGGEAENSKTKFMYLSKADREAVVQFLNSL; from the coding sequence GTGTTGAATAAAGCAATCTTTTTTTTCGCAGCAGCTCTGTTGTGCAGCTCGTGCAAACAGTCGGATGATGTGCCTACAAGTGAATGGGAGACCGAGGCACCCAAAGGCACTTTGCATGCCGAAGCGAATGAAGCTTTTTCGGGAGGGACCCAAACGGTTTTCGATCAATCGGTGAATGCCTTCGGTTTTCAATCTCCCGATTTAAGCAATGAAAACGGACTCTTGTTTTTTGTGGGCAATTCTTTTTTTAACCAAAATTGGGTAACCGCTCCATCTTCCACAACGGCAAGAGATGGCTTAGGGCCTCTTTTCAATGCCCGCTCATGTGCCTCCTGCCATTTCAAAGACGGGCGAGGAAGGCCAAATACGGAAGGCGAATTTGGACGAGGGCTTTTGTTTCGTCTTAGTGTGGCCGGCACAGATGCCCACGGAGGGCCCAAGGCCGACGCCGTATACGGCACGCAATTGCAAGACCAGTCGATATTGGGAGTAATGACCGAAGGGAATGTAAAAACGGTGTATGAAGAGCAGGCAGGACAATATCCCGACGGTACATCTTTTTCATTGCGAAAACCCAGTTATATCCTGACCGAATTGATGTACGGGGCGATGGATCCCGGAATTATGATTTCACCGCGTGTGGCTCCGCAAATGGCGGGTATGGGTTTGCTCGAAGCCGTGGACGAATCTACTGTGCTTTCTTTTGCCGATGAAAACGATTTGGATGGTGACGGTATTTCTGGGAAAGCCAATTATGTATGGAATGAGAGTAGCGGACAAAGTGAGTTGGGGCGTTTCGGTTGGAAGGCCAATCAACCGACCGTGAAACAACAAGTAGCGGGTGCTTTTGTAGGCGATATGGGAATCACAAGTTCTCTTTTTCCCAAACAGAATTGCCAAAATTGTGAAGACATCCCCAATGGAGGTGATCCAGAAATTGAAGACGAGGATTTGCACAAGGTGGTATTGTATTCGGCTACTTTGGCTGTACCGGGCCGTCGCGACTGGGAAGACGAAAAGGTACTGAGAGGCAAATATTTTTTCGATAAAATGGCTTGTACGGGCTGTCATGTGAGCGAAATGAAAACGGGTACGCAAACAGAATTCAAGGCTTTGGCCAACCAATCTATTCGGCCCTATACCGATTTGCTGCTGCACGATATGGGAGAGGGTTTGGCCGATAAACGCCCCGATTATTTGGCGAATGGAAATGAGTGGCGAACGCCGCCACTTTGGGGCATAGGCCTTTTCGAGACCGTAAACAAACACACCTATTATTTACACGATGGTCGAGCCCGCAATTTGGAAGAAGCCATACTTTGGCATGGCGGAGAGGCCGAAAACTCGAAAACGAAGTTCATGTATTTGTCGAAAGCGGACCGAGAGGCCGTTGTACAATTTTTAAATTCATTGTAG
- a CDS encoding amino acid permease: MTEEEHKFGTTPVFFTAISTILGAILFLRFGYAVGTVGLGGTLLIIVIGHAVTIPTAMALSEIATNFKVEGGGAYYIVSRSFGLVIGATIGITLFISQAISVAFYIIAFTEAFTPAWNWLFDHYTFVPWADWLLHKSQTVAIPALFILTAIVLTKGAKLGLQTLYWVVAILTISLIAFFVGNPVEVAPGAMLPKIPEVSIFTVFAIIFPAFTGIIAGLGLSGDLKDPGRSIPLGTLTATIFGMLVYVFIAFKLDRSAPPELLANTQDLVMGKIAVQGYWLIPLGLAAATISSAIGSILVAPRTLQAIAKDKVFPSRRMNELLAQGRGKGDEPYNAYVVTVIIALAFILMGKLDAVAEIISMFFMVTYGSLCLISFMQHFAADPSYRPRFKSKWYISLFGAVACFGLMFFMNSGYAFASIFLIIALYFSLNFFNADKKNIAVIFQGVMYQISRKIHVFLQKSEKEEHKSWRPSAVFLSSNTFHRLDAFNLNRWIAYKYGFGTYIHHIDGYLSKQSNRDAREVKDRIIRMARATKSEVYTDTLINPTLAGSISQVVQLPSISGTENNLMIFDHARNKPEEILSIVENFKLIQAADFDIGILSTSERQYGLMREIHVWITPQDYENANLMILLAYVISAHPDWKNGVIKVLTVFPFENLDQEKQKMMHLISAGQLPISRNNVEFIEHPEDVELKAIIQANSADADLIVLGFLSDALKRFGAEVFTGYDDLCNILFVNTEEGKQIK, from the coding sequence ATGACGGAAGAGGAACATAAGTTTGGCACCACCCCTGTTTTTTTTACAGCTATATCTACCATTCTCGGGGCCATACTGTTTCTGCGTTTTGGCTATGCCGTAGGTACTGTTGGTCTTGGCGGAACCCTGCTTATCATTGTCATTGGCCATGCCGTAACCATCCCCACGGCCATGGCCCTGTCCGAAATCGCTACGAACTTTAAAGTTGAAGGTGGCGGAGCTTATTACATTGTCTCCAGGTCGTTCGGCTTGGTTATCGGAGCCACCATTGGCATTACCCTTTTCATTTCCCAAGCCATTAGTGTAGCTTTTTATATTATCGCTTTCACCGAAGCCTTTACGCCTGCCTGGAATTGGCTTTTTGATCATTATACTTTTGTACCTTGGGCCGATTGGCTGCTGCACAAAAGCCAAACCGTGGCCATACCGGCTTTGTTTATCCTCACCGCCATTGTGCTTACCAAAGGAGCCAAACTGGGTTTGCAAACCCTCTATTGGGTTGTCGCAATTCTGACCATTTCTTTAATTGCTTTCTTTGTGGGCAATCCTGTTGAAGTGGCTCCCGGAGCCATGCTTCCTAAAATACCCGAAGTCTCAATTTTTACCGTTTTTGCAATCATATTTCCTGCCTTTACGGGAATTATTGCCGGATTGGGCCTTTCTGGAGACCTGAAGGACCCTGGGCGATCCATTCCATTGGGCACACTCACAGCCACTATTTTCGGCATGTTGGTCTATGTTTTTATTGCCTTCAAACTTGACCGCTCCGCTCCGCCCGAATTACTGGCCAATACGCAAGATCTGGTCATGGGCAAAATTGCCGTACAAGGCTATTGGCTAATACCGCTGGGTTTGGCTGCAGCCACCATTTCTTCGGCCATTGGATCGATTTTGGTGGCACCGCGTACGCTCCAAGCGATTGCAAAAGATAAAGTTTTTCCTTCGCGAAGAATGAACGAACTGCTGGCCCAAGGGCGTGGCAAAGGCGATGAACCCTACAATGCCTATGTGGTTACGGTAATTATCGCCTTGGCCTTTATCTTAATGGGCAAACTGGATGCCGTGGCCGAAATCATTTCGATGTTTTTCATGGTGACCTACGGTTCGCTGTGCTTAATCTCTTTTATGCAGCATTTTGCCGCGGATCCCTCTTATCGTCCACGATTCAAATCCAAATGGTATATCAGTTTATTCGGAGCAGTGGCTTGTTTCGGGCTCATGTTCTTCATGAATTCGGGCTATGCCTTCGCTTCCATTTTTCTGATTATCGCTCTTTATTTCTCGTTGAATTTTTTCAATGCCGACAAAAAGAACATTGCTGTAATATTTCAGGGCGTGATGTACCAGATCAGCCGAAAAATTCACGTATTTCTTCAGAAATCGGAAAAAGAAGAACACAAAAGTTGGCGGCCTTCCGCGGTATTTCTCAGCTCCAATACTTTCCACCGTTTGGATGCTTTCAACCTGAACCGATGGATTGCCTATAAATACGGTTTTGGCACCTACATTCACCACATTGACGGCTACCTTTCGAAGCAATCGAACCGAGACGCTCGCGAGGTGAAAGATCGGATCATTCGTATGGCCAGAGCCACAAAAAGCGAAGTGTATACCGATACCTTGATCAACCCCACACTTGCGGGCTCCATTTCGCAGGTGGTGCAATTGCCGAGTATCTCGGGTACCGAAAACAACCTTATGATTTTCGATCATGCCCGAAACAAACCGGAGGAAATCCTGAGTATTGTCGAAAATTTCAAATTGATTCAGGCCGCTGATTTTGACATTGGAATTCTTTCCACTTCAGAAAGGCAATACGGCCTCATGCGTGAAATTCACGTTTGGATTACTCCGCAAGATTATGAAAACGCCAATTTGATGATCCTTTTGGCTTATGTCATCTCGGCCCACCCCGATTGGAAAAACGGTGTCATAAAAGTCTTGACGGTATTCCCCTTCGAAAACCTTGATCAGGAAAAACAAAAAATGATGCACCTGATCTCTGCAGGGCAATTGCCCATTTCCAGAAACAATGTCGAGTTTATCGAACATCCCGAAGATGTGGAGCTCAAAGCCATTATTCAAGCCAATTCTGCCGATGCTGACTTGATTGTACTCGGTTTCTTGAGCGATGCTCTCAAGCGTTTTGGTGCCGAAGTATTTACAGGTTACGACGACCTCTGCAATATTCTATTTGTCAATACAGAAGAAGGCAAACAGATTAAATAA
- a CDS encoding DUF4199 domain-containing protein — protein MANYKIEIKWALIFIAALLLWMLLEKLSGLHSTHIDKHMYLTNLFAIPSIWIYVLALKELKRVKYKGRMTFKQGLLSGVIMTLLIAALSPLSQYIVSYWITPEYFPNVIAYAVETGYYKTIEEAQAYFNYRNYAIQSTIWAIIMGTITAAIVSTIIRTRKSALEIQ, from the coding sequence ATGGCAAACTACAAAATCGAGATTAAGTGGGCTCTGATTTTCATAGCCGCTCTATTGCTTTGGATGCTCTTGGAGAAACTCAGCGGCCTTCACAGCACACACATTGACAAGCATATGTACCTGACAAACCTTTTTGCCATTCCATCCATTTGGATTTACGTCTTGGCTTTGAAAGAACTGAAAAGAGTAAAATACAAAGGCCGCATGACTTTCAAACAAGGACTGCTTTCGGGTGTGATCATGACCTTACTCATTGCAGCTTTGAGCCCTTTGTCACAATACATTGTAAGTTATTGGATTACGCCCGAATATTTCCCAAATGTTATCGCATATGCCGTAGAAACGGGGTATTATAAAACTATAGAAGAAGCCCAGGCCTATTTCAATTATAGGAATTACGCCATACAAAGTACAATTTGGGCCATCATTATGGGCACGATTACCGCCGCAATTGTTTCGACTATCATTCGCACACGAAAATCGGCACTTGAAATACAGTGA